A single window of Doryrhamphus excisus isolate RoL2022-K1 chromosome 5, RoL_Dexc_1.0, whole genome shotgun sequence DNA harbors:
- the fam43a gene encoding protein FAM43A, giving the protein MLPWKKNKFDLIEEDKQSKQKGYAVSLNYSALTSFAKSCPESALNRVGNMFKSKRKKVKITSDDPTYTVLYLGNATTIQSKGDGCTDVAVSKIWGKSDMGRHGTKMRLTVSSQGIRMVHVDDKAKRPGHLYLLHRITYCVADPRLPKVFAWIYRHEMKHKAVMLRCHAVLVSKPEKAKAMALLLYQTSATALAEFKRLKRRDDARHQQQLLIGEQSIPLVPLRKLLNGQCYYKPPVERSRSAPKLGSITEDLLGEEEEEKAMHFECEDVLDTDDCVANGKQELTQIINDLGEMSIGNDVQTLKADLKVTRLLSGESSGSESSSNQEINGLSNGFEHIKVQ; this is encoded by the coding sequence ATGCTTCCCTGGAAGAAGAACAAGTTCGACCTGATCGAGGAAGACAAGCAGTCCAAGCAGAAGGGCTATGCGGTGAGTCTCAACTACTCTGCGCTCACCTCCTTCGCCAAGTCCTGCCCAGAGAGCGCGCTCAACCGGGTGGGCAACATGTTCAAGTCCAAGAGAAAAAAGGTCAAGATCACTAGCGACGACCCCACGTACACGGTGCTGTACCTGGGCAACGCTACCACCATCCAGTCTAAAGGCGACGGCTGCACCGACGTGGCGGTGAGCAAGATCTGGGGCAAAAGCGACATGGGCCGACACGGCACAAAGATGCGCCTCACCGTCAGTTCACAGGGGATCCGTATGGTGCACGTGGACGACAAAGCCAAGAGACCGGGACATTTATATCTGTTACACCGGATAACGTACTGCGTCGCGGATCCGAGGTTGCCAAAAGTCTTCGCTTGGATTTACCGCCACGAAATGAAACACAAGGCGGTGATGCTGCGTTGCCACGCCGTGCTGGTCTCCAAGCCGGAGAAAGCCAAAGCAATGGCGCTGCTGCTCTACCAGACGTCCGCTACCGCTTTAGCCGAGTTCAAACGACTCAAACGCCGCGATGACGCCCGGCACCAGCAGCAGCTACTCATCGGGGAGCAGTCCATCCCTCTGGTGCCGCTGAGGAAGCTCCTGAACGGGCAGTGTTACTACAAACCACCGGTGGAACGCAGCCGGAGTGCGCCCAAGCTGGGCTCCATCACCGAGGACCTCCTgggggaggaagaagaggagaaggcCATGCACTTTGAATGTGAGGACGTTCTCGACACGGACGATTGTGTCGCTAACGGCAAACAAGAGCTGACTCAGATTATTAACGACTTGGGCGAAATGAGCATCGGAAATGACGTCCAGACTCTGAAAGCCGACCTCAAAGTGACCAGACTTTTATCCGGGGAGAGCAGCGGTAGCGAATCTTCGAGCAACCAGGAGATCAACGGCCTCTCAAACGGCTTTGAGCACATCAAAGTGCAGTAA
- the lsg1 gene encoding large subunit GTPase 1 homolog — protein sequence MGKKKAGGLGRALIKERLQTSRGNKRGDSWLHTSELNDGYDWGRLNLQSVTEQSSMDDFLATAELAGTEFVAEKLNIRFVPAEARAALPSAEEIKRLKNLQEDHKHFLRIPRRPPWDESTSPAALQQAERDSFLEWRRELAQLEEEQKLILTPFERNLEFWRQLWRVIERSDVVVQIVDARNPSLFRCPDLEAYVKEMSENKVNMLLVNKADLLTREQRRAWATHFEKEGLRVVFWSALAESNRLDAEEKGMETQHPQSEESDQEDGAQPDNEDLAWKGSDEEELRDEIRVEEEEWFTCSEDEGQEEQAHEATLRNSSRLLHKDELLEMFKAVHSGPRCKDGQLTVGLVGYPNVGKSSTINTILRNKKVSVSATPGHTKHFQTLFVEQGLCLCDCPGLVMPSFVSTKAEMICCGILPIDQMRDHVPAVSMVCQTIPRHVLEGTYGINIIRPREDEDPDRPPTSEELLMAYGYMRGFMTSHGQPDQPRSARYILKDYVNGKLLYCQPPPHIHADDFQPQHSKFQRKDSLDCDFSLTSNKQKVKRIENVVDKNFFHAENVRALAKGVQSVMGYKPGSGIVAPGKAVTDTTVGKPWKKHGNRNKKEKVRRLNKHLDA from the exons ATGGGTAAAAAGAAGGCAGGAGGACTTGGCAGAGCTTTGATAAAGGAAAGACTTCAGACAAGCCGAGGCAACAAGAGGGGCGACTCATGG CTGCACACCAGTGAGCTGAATGACGGCTATGATTGGGGGCGCTTGAACCTGCAGTCAGTGACCGAACAAAGCTCTATGGATGACTTCCTGGCCACCGCGGAACTGGCAGGAACAGAGTTTGTTGCAG AGAAACTCAACATCAGGTTTGTGCCGGCAGAAGCTAGAGCAGCTTTGCCATCCGCTGAGGAGATCAAGAGACTGAAAAACCTGCAGGAAGACCACAAACATTTTCTCAGAATTCCTCGACG CCCCCCATGGGACGAAAGCACCAGCCCAGCTGCTCTCCAGCAGGCAGAGAGAGACAGCTTCCTGGAGTGGAGGAGAGAGCTTGCACA GCTGGAAGAGGAACAGAAGCTGATCCTCACTCCGTTTGAGAGGAACCTGGAGTTCTGGAGGCAGCTGTGGCGGGTCATCGAGAGGAG TGACGTCGTCGTTCAAATTGTCGACGCGCGAAATCCTTCATTGTTCAGATGTCCCGACCTG GAGGCATACGTCAAGGAGATGTCGGAGAATAAGGTGAACATGCTGCTCGTGAACAAGGCAGACCTGCTGACCAGGGAGCAGAGGAGAGCCTGGGCCACACACTTTGAGAAGGAAGGCCTGAGGGTGGTGTTCTGGTCTGCTCTGGCTGAAAGCAACAGGCTGGATGCAGAGGAGAAG GGCATGGAGACGCAGCATCCACAATCTGAAGAGAGCGACCAAGAAGACGGAGCCCAGCCCGACAACGAAGACTTGGCCTGGAAGGGGTCAGATGAGGAGGAGCTGCGGGACGAGATaagagtggaggaggaggagtggttCACCTGCTCTGAAGACGAGGGGCAGGAGGAGCAGGCTCATGAGGCCACCTTGCGTAATTCTAGCCGTCTGCTGCACAAGGACGAGCTGTTGGAGATGTTCAAGGCGGTTCACAGTGGACCCCGATGTAAAGACGGCCAACTGACCGTTGGACtg GTTGGCTATCCCAACGTGGGGAAGAGTTCAACCATCAACACCATCCTAAGAAACAAAAAGGTGTCTGTCTCAGCGACTCCTGGACACACCAAGCACTTTCAG actttatttgtagagcaagGATTGTGCTTGTGTGACTGCCCGGGCCTTGTTATGCCCTCATTCGTGTCCACCAAAGCTGAGATGATCTGCTGTGGGATCCTGCCCATCGACCAGATGCGAGACCACGTACCGGCAGTCTCCATG GTCTGCCAAACGATCCCTCGGCACGTGCTCGAGGGCACCTATGGCATCAACATCATCCGGCCACGAGAGGACGAGGACCCTGACAGACCCCCCACCTCCGAGGAGCTTCTGATGGCTTATGGAT ACATGAGAGGCTTCATGACGTCACACGGCCAGCCCGACCAGCCCAGATCTGCTCGCTACATCCTTAAGGATTACGTTAAC GGAAAACTTCTGTACTGCCAACCTCCTCCTCATATCCACGCCGATGACTTCCAGCCGCAACACAGCAAATTCCAAAGAAAAGATTCGCTCGACTGCGACTTCTCTTTGACCTCAAACAAACAGAAAGTCAAGAGAATTGAGAATGTGGTGGACAAGAACTTCTTCCATGCG GAAAACGTTCGAGCCCTAGCCAAAGGAGTCCAGTCCGTCATGGGCTACAAACCCGGCAGCGGAATCGTCGCCCCGGGAAAAGCCGTGACGGACACCACAGTGGGCAAACCCTGGAAAAAACACGGCAACAGAAACAAGAAGGAGAAAGTGCGTCGGCTTAACAAGCATCTCGATGCCTAA
- the tmem44 gene encoding transmembrane protein 44 isoform X4, translating to MNMRAILLSDTNMAAMSVDGWIRKDQKSFPWSLLAFCSTSTTCFTANNPTGQNCTSIWLVSFSALLLLLSCMQLTCQRCKHHGGRPAQTVITVYCFLGNICGFTGAVLSKQLHIQVLMGLVSSSVDAVIFFSCCLPLCLCRDLHAERRRRMIRRRRRLHLLAVCLLTTLTGAFLKSGVLDNPADSLIRGRRLLDVSLQVRLESKDTTEILGYILGLLSFIITSTSRFPALCGLNKGKMLPGADVFSAALSSLAAALYAAAILHYHTGISFLLGVLPWLLAAVCGASLDFLIVVQHLRNVGTSGHPVGFSPEMESLLVDSSRNHPVMGTRQHAAPPSAHGKGKKLHLTEMGRYMDVSRKLCPQEVIVSGEVAHDQAPSRTVPMWDFEERNPQWSGAQAKQDGDEFPLQEWPSNPKPFSVGTYASCALPQNRVSCNDATRLSK from the exons ATGAACATGCGCGCCATTTTATTGTCCGATACAAACATGGCGGCCATGAGCGTGGATGGTTGGATACGGAAAGACCAAAAGTCTTTTCCGTGGAGTCTGTTGGCATTTTGTAGCACTTCTACCACCTGTTTTACTGCTAATAATCCAACAGGACAGAATTGCACTTCTATCTGGCTAGTCTCCTTTTCTGCCTTGCTGTTGCTCCTCTCATGTATGCA GCTCACATGTCAGAGATGCAAACATCATGGAGGACGTCCAGCACAGACCGTGATAACTGTCTACTGTTTCCTTGGTAACATATGCGGCTTCACTGGAGCTGTTTTGTCCAAACAGCTACATATTCAA GTTTTAATGGGACTTGTGTCTTCTTCTGTGGATGcagtcatttttttctcctgctGTCTTCCACTGTGTCTTTGCAGGGACTTGCATGCAG AGAGGAGGCGAAGGATGATCCGGAGGCGCAGGAGACTTCATCTTCTTGCAGTTTGTTTGCTGACTACGCTCACCGGCGCTTTCCTGAAGTCAGGCGTCCTAGACAACCCGGCAGACTCGCTGATCCGAGGGAGGAGGCTGCTGGATGTCAGCCTGCAAGTAAGACTGGAGTCCAAG GACACCACAGAAATCCTTGGCTACATCCTTGGGCTGCTGTCTTTTATCATCACCTCTACCTCCAGGTTCCCTGCACTTTGTGGACTC AATAAAGGAAAAATGCTGCCAGGAGCTGACGTTTTCTCTGCAGCGCTGTCCTCACTGGCTGCTGCCCTTTATGCCGCTGCTATTCTTCACTACCATACTGGGATCAGCTTCCTTCTCGGAGTCCTGCCATGGCTGCTGGCGGCCGTCTGTGGCGCCTCGCTGGATTTTCTT ATTGTAGTCCAGCATTTACGCAACGTGGGAACCAGCGGGCATCCTGTCGGCTTTTCTCCTGAGATGGAGAGCCTCTTGGTGGACTCATCGAGGAACCATCCCGTCATGGGGACACGTCAACATGCAGCTCCCCCATCAGCACATGGAAAG GGCAAAAAACTCCATTTAACCGAGATGGGTCGTTACATGGATGTTAGTAGAAAG TTGTGCCCCCAAGAGGTGATCGTGTCCGGAGAGGTGGCGCACGACCAAGCTCCGAGCAGGACAGTCCCAATG tgggATTTCGAAGAGAGGAATCCACAGTGGAGTGGAGCACAAGCAAAACAAGATGGAGACGAGTTCCCCCTGCAAGAATGGCCCAGTAACCCCAAACCATTCAGCGTAGGCACTTACGCCTCATGTGCACTCCCACAGAACCGCGTGTCCTGTAATGATGCCACAAGACTCTCCAAGTGA
- the tmem44 gene encoding transmembrane protein 44 isoform X3, translated as MNMRAILLSDTNMAAMSVDGWIRKDQKSFPWSLLAFCSTSTTCFTANNPTGQNCTSIWLVSFSALLLLLSCMQLTCQRCKHHGGRPAQTVITVYCFLGNICGFTGAVLSKQLHIQSFFSPAVFHCVFAGTCMQVCALERRRRMIRRRRRLHLLAVCLLTTLTGAFLKSGVLDNPADSLIRGRRLLDVSLQVRLESKDTTEILGYILGLLSFIITSTSRFPALCGLNKGKMLPGADVFSAALSSLAAALYAAAILHYHTGISFLLGVLPWLLAAVCGASLDFLIVVQHLRNVGTSGHPVGFSPEMESLLVDSSRNHPVMGTRQHAAPPSAHGKGKKLHLTEMGRYMDVSRKLCPQEVIVSGEVAHDQAPSRTVPMVRLRGSDTSCDSSLVSFDLEWDFEERNPQWSGAQAKQDGDEFPLQEWPSNPKPFSVGTYASCALPQNRVSCNDATRLSK; from the exons ATGAACATGCGCGCCATTTTATTGTCCGATACAAACATGGCGGCCATGAGCGTGGATGGTTGGATACGGAAAGACCAAAAGTCTTTTCCGTGGAGTCTGTTGGCATTTTGTAGCACTTCTACCACCTGTTTTACTGCTAATAATCCAACAGGACAGAATTGCACTTCTATCTGGCTAGTCTCCTTTTCTGCCTTGCTGTTGCTCCTCTCATGTATGCA GCTCACATGTCAGAGATGCAAACATCATGGAGGACGTCCAGCACAGACCGTGATAACTGTCTACTGTTTCCTTGGTAACATATGCGGCTTCACTGGAGCTGTTTTGTCCAAACAGCTACATATTCAA tcatttttttctcctgctGTCTTCCACTGTGTCTTTGCAGGGACTTGCATGCAG GTTTGTGCATTAGAGAGGAGGCGAAGGATGATCCGGAGGCGCAGGAGACTTCATCTTCTTGCAGTTTGTTTGCTGACTACGCTCACCGGCGCTTTCCTGAAGTCAGGCGTCCTAGACAACCCGGCAGACTCGCTGATCCGAGGGAGGAGGCTGCTGGATGTCAGCCTGCAAGTAAGACTGGAGTCCAAG GACACCACAGAAATCCTTGGCTACATCCTTGGGCTGCTGTCTTTTATCATCACCTCTACCTCCAGGTTCCCTGCACTTTGTGGACTC AATAAAGGAAAAATGCTGCCAGGAGCTGACGTTTTCTCTGCAGCGCTGTCCTCACTGGCTGCTGCCCTTTATGCCGCTGCTATTCTTCACTACCATACTGGGATCAGCTTCCTTCTCGGAGTCCTGCCATGGCTGCTGGCGGCCGTCTGTGGCGCCTCGCTGGATTTTCTT ATTGTAGTCCAGCATTTACGCAACGTGGGAACCAGCGGGCATCCTGTCGGCTTTTCTCCTGAGATGGAGAGCCTCTTGGTGGACTCATCGAGGAACCATCCCGTCATGGGGACACGTCAACATGCAGCTCCCCCATCAGCACATGGAAAG GGCAAAAAACTCCATTTAACCGAGATGGGTCGTTACATGGATGTTAGTAGAAAG TTGTGCCCCCAAGAGGTGATCGTGTCCGGAGAGGTGGCGCACGACCAAGCTCCGAGCAGGACAGTCCCAATGGTACGACTCCGTGGTTCTGATACATCATGTGACTCTTCACTTGTCAGTTTTGATCTAGAG tgggATTTCGAAGAGAGGAATCCACAGTGGAGTGGAGCACAAGCAAAACAAGATGGAGACGAGTTCCCCCTGCAAGAATGGCCCAGTAACCCCAAACCATTCAGCGTAGGCACTTACGCCTCATGTGCACTCCCACAGAACCGCGTGTCCTGTAATGATGCCACAAGACTCTCCAAGTGA
- the tmem44 gene encoding transmembrane protein 44 isoform X1: MNMRAILLSDTNMAAMSVDGWIRKDQKSFPWSLLAFCSTSTTCFTANNPTGQNCTSIWLVSFSALLLLLSCMQLTCQRCKHHGGRPAQTVITVYCFLGNICGFTGAVLSKQLHIQVLMGLVSSSVDAVIFFSCCLPLCLCRDLHAERRRRMIRRRRRLHLLAVCLLTTLTGAFLKSGVLDNPADSLIRGRRLLDVSLQVRLESKDTTEILGYILGLLSFIITSTSRFPALCGLNKGKMLPGADVFSAALSSLAAALYAAAILHYHTGISFLLGVLPWLLAAVCGASLDFLIVVQHLRNVGTSGHPVGFSPEMESLLVDSSRNHPVMGTRQHAAPPSAHGKGKKLHLTEMGRYMDVSRKLCPQEVIVSGEVAHDQAPSRTVPMVRLRGSDTSCDSSLVSFDLEWDFEERNPQWSGAQAKQDGDEFPLQEWPSNPKPFSVGTYASCALPQNRVSCNDATRLSK; encoded by the exons ATGAACATGCGCGCCATTTTATTGTCCGATACAAACATGGCGGCCATGAGCGTGGATGGTTGGATACGGAAAGACCAAAAGTCTTTTCCGTGGAGTCTGTTGGCATTTTGTAGCACTTCTACCACCTGTTTTACTGCTAATAATCCAACAGGACAGAATTGCACTTCTATCTGGCTAGTCTCCTTTTCTGCCTTGCTGTTGCTCCTCTCATGTATGCA GCTCACATGTCAGAGATGCAAACATCATGGAGGACGTCCAGCACAGACCGTGATAACTGTCTACTGTTTCCTTGGTAACATATGCGGCTTCACTGGAGCTGTTTTGTCCAAACAGCTACATATTCAA GTTTTAATGGGACTTGTGTCTTCTTCTGTGGATGcagtcatttttttctcctgctGTCTTCCACTGTGTCTTTGCAGGGACTTGCATGCAG AGAGGAGGCGAAGGATGATCCGGAGGCGCAGGAGACTTCATCTTCTTGCAGTTTGTTTGCTGACTACGCTCACCGGCGCTTTCCTGAAGTCAGGCGTCCTAGACAACCCGGCAGACTCGCTGATCCGAGGGAGGAGGCTGCTGGATGTCAGCCTGCAAGTAAGACTGGAGTCCAAG GACACCACAGAAATCCTTGGCTACATCCTTGGGCTGCTGTCTTTTATCATCACCTCTACCTCCAGGTTCCCTGCACTTTGTGGACTC AATAAAGGAAAAATGCTGCCAGGAGCTGACGTTTTCTCTGCAGCGCTGTCCTCACTGGCTGCTGCCCTTTATGCCGCTGCTATTCTTCACTACCATACTGGGATCAGCTTCCTTCTCGGAGTCCTGCCATGGCTGCTGGCGGCCGTCTGTGGCGCCTCGCTGGATTTTCTT ATTGTAGTCCAGCATTTACGCAACGTGGGAACCAGCGGGCATCCTGTCGGCTTTTCTCCTGAGATGGAGAGCCTCTTGGTGGACTCATCGAGGAACCATCCCGTCATGGGGACACGTCAACATGCAGCTCCCCCATCAGCACATGGAAAG GGCAAAAAACTCCATTTAACCGAGATGGGTCGTTACATGGATGTTAGTAGAAAG TTGTGCCCCCAAGAGGTGATCGTGTCCGGAGAGGTGGCGCACGACCAAGCTCCGAGCAGGACAGTCCCAATGGTACGACTCCGTGGTTCTGATACATCATGTGACTCTTCACTTGTCAGTTTTGATCTAGAG tgggATTTCGAAGAGAGGAATCCACAGTGGAGTGGAGCACAAGCAAAACAAGATGGAGACGAGTTCCCCCTGCAAGAATGGCCCAGTAACCCCAAACCATTCAGCGTAGGCACTTACGCCTCATGTGCACTCCCACAGAACCGCGTGTCCTGTAATGATGCCACAAGACTCTCCAAGTGA
- the tmem44 gene encoding transmembrane protein 44 isoform X2, with product MNMRAILLSDTNMAAMSVDGWIRKDQKSFPWSLLAFCSTSTTCFTANNPTGQNCTSIWLVSFSALLLLLSCMQLTCQRCKHHGGRPAQTVITVYCFLGNICGFTGAVLSKQLHIQVLMGLVSSSVDAVIFFSCCLPLCLCRDLHAERRRRMIRRRRRLHLLAVCLLTTLTGAFLKSGVLDNPADSLIRGRRLLDVSLQDTTEILGYILGLLSFIITSTSRFPALCGLNKGKMLPGADVFSAALSSLAAALYAAAILHYHTGISFLLGVLPWLLAAVCGASLDFLIVVQHLRNVGTSGHPVGFSPEMESLLVDSSRNHPVMGTRQHAAPPSAHGKGKKLHLTEMGRYMDVSRKLCPQEVIVSGEVAHDQAPSRTVPMVRLRGSDTSCDSSLVSFDLEWDFEERNPQWSGAQAKQDGDEFPLQEWPSNPKPFSVGTYASCALPQNRVSCNDATRLSK from the exons ATGAACATGCGCGCCATTTTATTGTCCGATACAAACATGGCGGCCATGAGCGTGGATGGTTGGATACGGAAAGACCAAAAGTCTTTTCCGTGGAGTCTGTTGGCATTTTGTAGCACTTCTACCACCTGTTTTACTGCTAATAATCCAACAGGACAGAATTGCACTTCTATCTGGCTAGTCTCCTTTTCTGCCTTGCTGTTGCTCCTCTCATGTATGCA GCTCACATGTCAGAGATGCAAACATCATGGAGGACGTCCAGCACAGACCGTGATAACTGTCTACTGTTTCCTTGGTAACATATGCGGCTTCACTGGAGCTGTTTTGTCCAAACAGCTACATATTCAA GTTTTAATGGGACTTGTGTCTTCTTCTGTGGATGcagtcatttttttctcctgctGTCTTCCACTGTGTCTTTGCAGGGACTTGCATGCAG AGAGGAGGCGAAGGATGATCCGGAGGCGCAGGAGACTTCATCTTCTTGCAGTTTGTTTGCTGACTACGCTCACCGGCGCTTTCCTGAAGTCAGGCGTCCTAGACAACCCGGCAGACTCGCTGATCCGAGGGAGGAGGCTGCTGGATGTCAGCCTGCAA GACACCACAGAAATCCTTGGCTACATCCTTGGGCTGCTGTCTTTTATCATCACCTCTACCTCCAGGTTCCCTGCACTTTGTGGACTC AATAAAGGAAAAATGCTGCCAGGAGCTGACGTTTTCTCTGCAGCGCTGTCCTCACTGGCTGCTGCCCTTTATGCCGCTGCTATTCTTCACTACCATACTGGGATCAGCTTCCTTCTCGGAGTCCTGCCATGGCTGCTGGCGGCCGTCTGTGGCGCCTCGCTGGATTTTCTT ATTGTAGTCCAGCATTTACGCAACGTGGGAACCAGCGGGCATCCTGTCGGCTTTTCTCCTGAGATGGAGAGCCTCTTGGTGGACTCATCGAGGAACCATCCCGTCATGGGGACACGTCAACATGCAGCTCCCCCATCAGCACATGGAAAG GGCAAAAAACTCCATTTAACCGAGATGGGTCGTTACATGGATGTTAGTAGAAAG TTGTGCCCCCAAGAGGTGATCGTGTCCGGAGAGGTGGCGCACGACCAAGCTCCGAGCAGGACAGTCCCAATGGTACGACTCCGTGGTTCTGATACATCATGTGACTCTTCACTTGTCAGTTTTGATCTAGAG tgggATTTCGAAGAGAGGAATCCACAGTGGAGTGGAGCACAAGCAAAACAAGATGGAGACGAGTTCCCCCTGCAAGAATGGCCCAGTAACCCCAAACCATTCAGCGTAGGCACTTACGCCTCATGTGCACTCCCACAGAACCGCGTGTCCTGTAATGATGCCACAAGACTCTCCAAGTGA
- the tmem44 gene encoding transmembrane protein 44 isoform X6, with translation MNMRAILLSDTNMAAMSVDGWIRKDQKSFPWSLLAFCSTSTTCFTANNPTGQNCTSIWLVSFSALLLLLSCMQLTCQRCKHHGGRPAQTVITVYCFLGNICGFTGAVLSKQLHIQVLMGLVSSSVDAVIFFSCCLPLCLCRDLHAERRRRMIRRRRRLHLLAVCLLTTLTGAFLKSGVLDNPADSLIRGRRLLDVSLQVRLESKDTTEILGYILGLLSFIITSTSRFPALCGLNKGKMLPGADVFSAALSSLAAALYAAAILHYHTGISFLLGVLPWLLAAVCGASLDFLIVVQHLRNVGTSGHPVGFSPEMESLLVDSSRNHPVMGTRQHAAPPSAHGKWDFEERNPQWSGAQAKQDGDEFPLQEWPSNPKPFSVGTYASCALPQNRVSCNDATRLSK, from the exons ATGAACATGCGCGCCATTTTATTGTCCGATACAAACATGGCGGCCATGAGCGTGGATGGTTGGATACGGAAAGACCAAAAGTCTTTTCCGTGGAGTCTGTTGGCATTTTGTAGCACTTCTACCACCTGTTTTACTGCTAATAATCCAACAGGACAGAATTGCACTTCTATCTGGCTAGTCTCCTTTTCTGCCTTGCTGTTGCTCCTCTCATGTATGCA GCTCACATGTCAGAGATGCAAACATCATGGAGGACGTCCAGCACAGACCGTGATAACTGTCTACTGTTTCCTTGGTAACATATGCGGCTTCACTGGAGCTGTTTTGTCCAAACAGCTACATATTCAA GTTTTAATGGGACTTGTGTCTTCTTCTGTGGATGcagtcatttttttctcctgctGTCTTCCACTGTGTCTTTGCAGGGACTTGCATGCAG AGAGGAGGCGAAGGATGATCCGGAGGCGCAGGAGACTTCATCTTCTTGCAGTTTGTTTGCTGACTACGCTCACCGGCGCTTTCCTGAAGTCAGGCGTCCTAGACAACCCGGCAGACTCGCTGATCCGAGGGAGGAGGCTGCTGGATGTCAGCCTGCAAGTAAGACTGGAGTCCAAG GACACCACAGAAATCCTTGGCTACATCCTTGGGCTGCTGTCTTTTATCATCACCTCTACCTCCAGGTTCCCTGCACTTTGTGGACTC AATAAAGGAAAAATGCTGCCAGGAGCTGACGTTTTCTCTGCAGCGCTGTCCTCACTGGCTGCTGCCCTTTATGCCGCTGCTATTCTTCACTACCATACTGGGATCAGCTTCCTTCTCGGAGTCCTGCCATGGCTGCTGGCGGCCGTCTGTGGCGCCTCGCTGGATTTTCTT ATTGTAGTCCAGCATTTACGCAACGTGGGAACCAGCGGGCATCCTGTCGGCTTTTCTCCTGAGATGGAGAGCCTCTTGGTGGACTCATCGAGGAACCATCCCGTCATGGGGACACGTCAACATGCAGCTCCCCCATCAGCACATGGAAAG tgggATTTCGAAGAGAGGAATCCACAGTGGAGTGGAGCACAAGCAAAACAAGATGGAGACGAGTTCCCCCTGCAAGAATGGCCCAGTAACCCCAAACCATTCAGCGTAGGCACTTACGCCTCATGTGCACTCCCACAGAACCGCGTGTCCTGTAATGATGCCACAAGACTCTCCAAGTGA
- the tmem44 gene encoding transmembrane protein 44 isoform X5, protein MNMRAILLSDTNMAAMSVDGWIRKDQKSFPWSLLAFCSTSTTCFTANNPTGQNCTSIWLVSFSALLLLLSCMQLTCQRCKHHGGRPAQTVITVYCFLGNICGFTGAVLSKQLHIQVLMGLVSSSVDAVIFFSCCLPLCLCRDLHAERRRRMIRRRRRLHLLAVCLLTTLTGAFLKSGVLDNPADSLIRGRRLLDVSLQVRLESKDTTEILGYILGLLSFIITSTSRFPALCGLNKGKMLPGADVFSAALSSLAAALYAAAILHYHTGISFLLGVLPWLLAAVCGASLDFLIVVQHLRNVGTSGHPVGFSPEMESLLVDSSRNHPVMGTRQHAAPPSAHGKGKKLHLTEMGRYMDVSRKLCPQEVIVSGEVAHDQAPSRTVPMVRLRGSDTSCDSSLVSFDLESHWYAGAYPSCLRARDHPGLFASQSQSTYSHPSQYRDLI, encoded by the exons ATGAACATGCGCGCCATTTTATTGTCCGATACAAACATGGCGGCCATGAGCGTGGATGGTTGGATACGGAAAGACCAAAAGTCTTTTCCGTGGAGTCTGTTGGCATTTTGTAGCACTTCTACCACCTGTTTTACTGCTAATAATCCAACAGGACAGAATTGCACTTCTATCTGGCTAGTCTCCTTTTCTGCCTTGCTGTTGCTCCTCTCATGTATGCA GCTCACATGTCAGAGATGCAAACATCATGGAGGACGTCCAGCACAGACCGTGATAACTGTCTACTGTTTCCTTGGTAACATATGCGGCTTCACTGGAGCTGTTTTGTCCAAACAGCTACATATTCAA GTTTTAATGGGACTTGTGTCTTCTTCTGTGGATGcagtcatttttttctcctgctGTCTTCCACTGTGTCTTTGCAGGGACTTGCATGCAG AGAGGAGGCGAAGGATGATCCGGAGGCGCAGGAGACTTCATCTTCTTGCAGTTTGTTTGCTGACTACGCTCACCGGCGCTTTCCTGAAGTCAGGCGTCCTAGACAACCCGGCAGACTCGCTGATCCGAGGGAGGAGGCTGCTGGATGTCAGCCTGCAAGTAAGACTGGAGTCCAAG GACACCACAGAAATCCTTGGCTACATCCTTGGGCTGCTGTCTTTTATCATCACCTCTACCTCCAGGTTCCCTGCACTTTGTGGACTC AATAAAGGAAAAATGCTGCCAGGAGCTGACGTTTTCTCTGCAGCGCTGTCCTCACTGGCTGCTGCCCTTTATGCCGCTGCTATTCTTCACTACCATACTGGGATCAGCTTCCTTCTCGGAGTCCTGCCATGGCTGCTGGCGGCCGTCTGTGGCGCCTCGCTGGATTTTCTT ATTGTAGTCCAGCATTTACGCAACGTGGGAACCAGCGGGCATCCTGTCGGCTTTTCTCCTGAGATGGAGAGCCTCTTGGTGGACTCATCGAGGAACCATCCCGTCATGGGGACACGTCAACATGCAGCTCCCCCATCAGCACATGGAAAG GGCAAAAAACTCCATTTAACCGAGATGGGTCGTTACATGGATGTTAGTAGAAAG TTGTGCCCCCAAGAGGTGATCGTGTCCGGAGAGGTGGCGCACGACCAAGCTCCGAGCAGGACAGTCCCAATGGTACGACTCCGTGGTTCTGATACATCATGTGACTCTTCACTTGTCAGTTTTGATCTAGAG agtcactggtatgctggagcctatcccagctgtcttcgggcaagagaccaccctggactgttcgcaaGCCAATCGCAGAGCacgtacagtcatccctcgcaatatcgtgatttgatttga